In Hymenobacter volaticus, the genomic window AAGGAAACCATTGTAGCGCTACTCTGCCAGCGCGATATATGCACTTTTGAGGAGGCCCGAGCGTATTTCCGACCAAACCTACGGGAACTGCCCAATCCCTTGCTAATGCGCGACATGGACCGCGCTGTAGCCCGCCTCACCGAGGCCCTGCACAGCGGTCAAAAGGTGCTCGTGTTCGGCGATTATGATGTGGACGGTACCACCTCCGTAGCAGTGGTGTACAGCTACCTGCGCCGCTTTTTCGGCCCCGAGCGCATCGACTATTACATACCTGACCGCTACAAAGAAGGCTACGGGGTATCGGAAGCTGGTATTGACTTTGCCGCGACCAATGGCTTCGCCCTTATTATTGCCCTCGACTGCGGCGTGAAATCTGTGGATAAAGTGGTGTACGCCAACGAGCGAGGCGTCGACTTTATCATCTGTGACCACCACTTGCCGGGCACCGAGCTACCTGATGCTGTAGCCGTGCTCGACCCTAAGCGCCCGGGCTGCGCTTATCCGTTCAAGGACTTGTCGGGGTGTGGCGTTGGTTTCAAACTGATGCAGGCTTTCACCGAAGATCAGGGGTTGGATGAGGAACCCCTCTACGATCTGCTTGACTTGGTGGCCGTAAGTATCGCGGCTGATATCGTGCCCATCATGGGCGAAAACCGGACGCTTGCCTACCACGGCCTGCGCCTGCTCAACGATCCGGCACGGCCACAACGCCCTGGTCTCGATGCGTTGCGCGAGCTAGCCGGTTTGCAAACCACAGAACTGAACATCAGCAGCTTGGTTTTCGGCTTCTCGCCGCGTATCAATGCGGCTGGTCGTATGGGCGACGCTAAGCGCTCGGTAGCTATGCTGCTGGCTGCCAGCAAAGAAGAGGCCTTCGAGAAAGCATCAGTAGTCGACAAAACCAACCAAGAGCGCCGGGGCTTCGACACGAGCATTACCAAGGAGGCCTTGGATATGATAGAGGCCGATGCGCTCTTCCAGGATGCGCATACCACGGTGCTCTACAAGGAAGACTGGCACAAAGGAGTGGTTGGCATAGTGGCCTCGCGCTGCCTCGACAAGTACTACCGCCCCACCATCATCCTGACCCACAGCAATGGCAAAGCCACCGGCTCGGCCCGCTCGGTGGCTGGCTTCGATGTACACCAGGCCATAGAAGAGTGCGCCGACCTGCTCGACCAATACGGAGGGCACATGTACGCCGCGGGTCTCACGCTGCCCGTTGAGAATCTACCGGCTTTCCGGGCCAAGTTCGAGCGGGTGGTGGCGGGCCGCATCTTGCCCGAGCAAATGATTCCGCCGGTGGACATCGATACTGAAATGGAGCTGAGCGAAGTAACCAACGGCTTCTACAACCTGCTCCGCCAAATGGAGCCTTTCGGGCCCGGCAATACCAACCCAACCTTCATGGCCCGCAACGTGTACGCTGCACCTAGCTCGGCTCGCGTGGTAGGTCAGTCGCACCTTAAGCTGGCCCTCACCCAAGACGGCCACCACGTACTCGACGCCATTGGCTTTGGCTTGGCGGAGCATCTGCCACGCATCCTAGAAGGTGAGCCGTTTAGCGTGTGCTACACGGTGGAAATCAACGAGTACCGCGGAGTCAAAACCTTACAGCTGCGGGTAAAGGATATTCGTTGGGAGTAGCGAAGCCGCATTTTAGCGAGCAAGTTCATCCCTGCACCAATTTAGGGTGTGGGGAGTCGAGTAGGCAACATATAGTTTTGCCGTCCCACCGCAGGTACCGCCTGTCGGCATAGGTACCGCTAAGTTCACGTGTTGGCTGCTGGAGCAGGTTGACGTCTTTGTAATTCTGCAGCCATAGCCACGTCACCTCGCCGTTGTGCCGACGCTCTTGGATCGTCTTCATCCCGTTCGAAAGGTAAGCTGTGAACAACTCTCGGCTAGAGCCGTTGCGGCGATGCACTATTTTATGCTCCCATGCCAAGGCGAACTTTGTAATTGATGTTCGATTAGCGGACGGAGGAGCTGCATAGTAGCTCTTGACAGTAATGCGGCGGGCTCCCGCCCGATGGGCTTTTGTGATAACTCTTCCTGCTTTCTGTTCAATTTGCTGACGGGCTATAGCTACTTGGCTGAAAAGAGAATCGCGAGCAGCAGTGGCCTTGGTAGCGTCGGTAATAACTTGTGCCGATATGTCAATCGGTATTACTAGAAAAGCAGTTATCAGTCAATTCCCTTGCTGCACAGACGAACCGTTTTCGAAGTTTTATATAGCATAGAATCGTTCAAATATAAAGCCGGGCTGTAAAGCTGTGGGTTATCTTACTTTTGCTCTTTGGAACCTAGCTCGGCTACTCCACCACACCCAAGCAATTAGCACGAGCTGCAACGGCAGCCGCAGCCACAGCGCCCACATCGGCACCGACAAGCCCGCTCCGTGCGCTTGAAGCATGTACACATTCGCTGGAAATACAGCGACTAATAGCAAGACAAGGCCCACACCGGCCACCTGCCGCGTAGCTGGGAAGAGCAGTCCTAAGCCGCCCGCTATTTCGGCTGCCCCACTCACGTACACGAGCAGCAGCGGTGCCGGCAGATAGGGTGGCATAATGCGCAGGTAGGGGCTAGGTGCTGCGAAATGCAAGATTCCGGCCCCTATGAAAATCAGTGCAAGCAAGTAGATACTAAATCGGCGCAGTGAAGACATAAGGTAAAAGCTATAGCAAGGGAGAAGTCGGATTCAGAATGAGCCTTTCGTGTCAGTAAGTTGCAAGAGATTTTGTGGGTAGCCGTACCTGTACTCCAACTCCGTTGCTATGTGAACTACAGTTAGGTAGCGTATTATCTATCCCTAAAGAGGCCATCTTCATTTTTGCTACAACGTGCAAATTAAAATTCAAGACAGAGCGGATACTCACGCCGTACTAGGCTAGCGGCAATGCCGTTAACCTAGCAGTAGCCGCCATCCCCGTGCCTTCAGTTACCTTTGCCCCGCATGATTCTTCGAGCCGATAACCTAGTTAAGAAATACAAAGCCCGCACCGTGGTCAACGACATGTCGTTGACGGTGGCGCAGGGTGAAATTGTGGGGTTGCTGGGACCCAACGGGGCTGGCAAAACCACCTCTTTCTATATGACCGTGGGCATGGTCAAGCCCAATTCCGGTCGCATCTACCTCGATGACCTCGAAATCACTAAGTTGCCTATTTACCAGCGCGCCCGCCTTGGCATTGGCTACTTGGCCCAGGAAGCGTCGGTGTTTCGGGATCTGAGCGTGGAGGAAAACATTCTTTCGGTGCTCGAAATGACCAAAATGCCCAAGCAGGCCCAGCGCGACAAAGTGGAAGAGCTGCTCAATGAGTTTAGCCTTACCCACGTGCGCAAAAACCTCGGTCGGGTACTAAGCGGCGGCGAGCGGCGGCGCACCGAAATAGCCCGGGCCCTAGCCGTTGACCCTAAGTTTGTGCTACTTGATGAGCCCTTTGCCGGCGTTGACCCCATTGCCGTAGAAGAAATTCAGGGCATTGTGGCCAAGCTGAAGCACAAGAACATCGGCATTCTCATCACCGACCACAACGTGAACGAGACACTTAGTATCGTGGACCGGGCTTATCTGCTCTTTGAAGGCAAACTGCTAAAAGCGGGCACCGCCGAAGAACTGGCCGCCGATGAAATGGTGCGCCGAGTGTATTTAGGTAAGCACTTCGAGCTAAAGCGGAAGATATAAGCGTAACTGCCAAGTCACAGGCTTGCGCGAGATAAGCGTAGCTTGATGAGGCTGCTTTGGCCCTTCGATCTGGACTTGTAGGCGTTGTCTGGAGGCTCTTGGAGGCTGGTTTTGTTGTTGGTTTGTCTTTCTAGGCAACATTCCTCCGCAACCAACGGTACAAACGCAACTTGCGCGCTCTGTCTTCCCATCATTCCCAGCTCTGTGTTAAATACCATCCTCACGTGGGCCGTTCAGCGGCGTTTAGCGGATATCAGGTACTTCCAACAGCACCCTCACGAAGTGCAGCAGGAAGTGCTGCATAGCTTGCAGCACACCGCTAAAAACACAGATTGGGGCCGCCAGTACGGTTACGCCGATGGCGTGTCAGGGCGAGAATTTGCGCAGCGCGTGCCAATAAGCAGCTATGAAGAATTGTACCCCATGCTGGAGCGTGTGTTGCGCGGCGAGCGAAACGTGCTCTGGCCCGGACAGGTTCAGTGGTTTGCTAAGAGTAGTGGCACTACCAATGCCCGCAGTAAGTACATTCCGGTCACGCGCGAAGCACTGGAAGACTGTCATTACCGCGCTGGCCGCGACATGACGGCCCTGGCGACTCTGCATTACCCCGACACCCAGGTGTTTGGTGGCAAAACTCTCTCGCTTGGGGGTACGCACACCCCCAATCCGATGCGCCCCGAAGATGCAGCCTCCAGAGTTGGCGACGTTTCGGCTGTTATCATGCAGAATTTGCCAACCTGGGCCGAGCACGTCAGGACCCCTCCTTTGGAACTAGCACTGCTCGATGAGTGGGAAGAAAAGATTGAGCGTATTGCCCGTCATGTAGTGCAGGTTGATGTGCGCGTACTAGCTGGCGTTCCCACCTGGATGATTGTGTTGCTGCGCCGAGTACTGGAACTAGCGGGTACCGATAATATAACGGAGGTATGGCCCAACCTAGGCTTGTTTCTGCACGGCGCTGTGGCGTTTGGGCCCTACCGAAAGCTATTTCGTCAGTTGATTCCTTCGGGGCAGATGCACTACCAGGAGGTCTACAACGCCTCGGAAGGATACATTGCCCTGCAAGATGAACCCGATTCCGAGGATTTGTTGCTCTTACTTAACCACGGTATTTACTACGAGTTTCTGCCCGCCGATCAGTGGGATTCTCTTGAACCCCATGCCGTGCCGCTAGAAGACGTGGAACTAGGCAAGAGCTACGCCCTCATCATGAGCAGCAATGCCGGCTTGTGGCGCTACAAAATCGGGGATACAGTACGCTTCACTTGCTTGGCACCATACCGAATCCGGATTACGGGCCGCACCAAGCATTTCCTGAATGCTTTCGGCGAAGAAGTGGTAGTTGAGAATGCTGAGGCAGCAGTAGCAGCGGCGTGCCAAGCCACCAACACCACCGTCCGCGACTTCACGGCAGCTCCTATCTACTTCGCCGGGGCCGCCGACGGGTCGCGGGGCGGGCATCAGTGGCTAATAGAATTTTTGACCCCGCCGCAGGATACCGAGCGTTTTACAGCGGTGCTTGATACTACCTTACGCCAACTAAATTCTGACTACGATGCTAAACGCCACCGTGATATAGCATTGGTGCCTCCGGTACTTACCGTAGCTAAGCTTGGCCAATTCGAGCGTTGGTTAGCACAAAAAGGAAAGCTTGGTGGGCAACATAAAGTGCCGAGGCTCAGTAACTCACGCGAAATGCTGGAAGAGATATTAGCAGTTTCATAGAAATTGTAGTATCTCTTTGAGAAAGAAGCGAGCAGCCCAAAGCGTTTCTATGTTATTTAATAATTAACTTTATATTGGTGGATTGTTCGACGCTCTTTGTGTTCCGCCGTGGCCGCTGTTGCTTCCTCTCGTTCTCGCCCATACGTTTCCCGCCGGAAACGTCACTTGCTATCTGATGAAAACTCCACGCTGGCCTCTCGGTTCACATTGGGTGTGCTAGGACTGCTTGTGCTGACATTGATAGTGAGTTTGGGCATCATTGCTTCAACCTTGGTTACTCCGGAGCCAACGGCCCTGACTGATACCACGGCTCCCACGGCATCACTGCTTCACTGGTGAGGTAACTAGTCTGACAAGGAGGGGCTTGTAAAGAGAAAAGCTGTTCCAGTTACAGGCGAGAGTACGGGCGAATTTCGGTTGGCCCCGTATATTGAAGCACAGCACACGTAGCTTCAACTGAAGCCGATAGAACGTACTACTTGCCTTGTGGACTAATGCGTCTTGCTCCCTACATACTTGCCTTGGCACTTGCGCTAGGTGCTTGTTCGACTGCCAAGCACGGGCCAATTGGTTTTTGGTCGCAGAGTCGCTACGACAAAGAATTGCGTCAGCACGGACCTTGGCCAACTTACTATGATGACGCCAAGCACCAGCCGATGGCGTTAGGCCGTTTCCGACACGGGCGCTACGCCGGGCGGTGGCGCTATTATGCTCCGGACGGTACACTAGAGCGCACCGAAAAATTTGCCCGCAAACCGTATGGTCTTATTTCCATCACCGAGTACCAAGCTGGCGGCAAGAAAAAGCGCCAAGGTCAGGCCCGTATTATAGACGAGCCTGACGGAATACATTTCTTCTGGTTTGGCGATTGGAAAGTGTTTGATGTGCAAGGGGCCCAAACAGCGGTAGAACACTACGACCGAGGCAAACTCCGCGGCACTCAGCTTGAAATACTGAACCGATAAAAAGCTGTGTTCTCGACAAACTGCTGGCTTACTCGTCGAAGAGCCCGCCCAGATTGCCTAGTACACTGCCGCTTTCCTTCCGTGCATTGCCGCCGCTTGGAGCCAGCGCCTGAATCAGCTTCTTCACGGGCATCGACTGTAGCCACACCCGACCCGTACCGCGCAGGGTGGCTAGCAACAAGCCTTCGCCCCCGAAAATCATGGACTTCAAACCCCCAGCCCGGGTGATGTTGAAGTCGATGCTTGGCTCGAAGGCGACCACGCAGCCGGTGTCCACCCGGAGCAATTCGTTGTTGAGTTGCTTTTCGATGACAGTGCCGCCTGCGTGGATAAAAGCCCGGCCGTCGCCAGTTATTTTTTGCAAAATGAATCCTTCTCCGCCGAAAAAGCCGGCCCCCAGCTTTTGGTTGAAATGGATGTTGATTTTGGTGCCCCGAGCTGCTGCCAAAAAGCCGTCCTTTTGCACAATCAGACCCTGTGGCAAGGTTCGCAGCTCCAGTGGGATAATAGTACCCGGATACGGGGCCGAAAATGCTACCCGGCTTTTGCCGTAACTACCACGGTGGGTGAAGTGCGTCATAAACAACGACTCGCCCGTGATAAGCCGCGTGCCCGCCGAAAACAGCTTGCTCATCAAGCTCTGGTCGGGTTCCGAGCCGTCACCCATTTTGGTTTCGAAGGCAATGGCTTCCTCCATATACACCATGGCGCCCGCTTCGGCAATTACGGTCTCGTTGGGGTCTAGTTCGACCTCTAGTACCTGAATATCATCGCCAAGAATTTTGTAGTCAACGTCGTGGGACTGCATGAGTAGAAGGAGTTAAGGTGGAAATACCGCTTCAAGTATAGTAAAAGCACTGCATTTCAAACCAAGCTCCCACCACAAGTAGCGCGAAGATCTTTTCTTTGGCCATGTAAGGCCTAAAATAGCAGCAAGCCCCTGACACTGCACGAGCAGGTTAAGGGGCTTGTTGCGCTACTTCTTATTGTTACACGATACTAAGCTTATACGTCGTCGGGTAGCTCGGCGCGGGTATCGGCAGCTTCGGCAGCGGCATCGGGCTCGTCTTTAGGGCCCTTCTTCTTGGTTTCGCGGCTGGTACGACGCATGAAATCCTCGTCCGACTCTTCGGGCTCTTGTGCGCCTTCTTCGAGCGGAAATTCCTCGTCTTCTTTTTCCCCAAACTGCCCGTCGCGGTTCACCAACTTCTTGTCGCGCACGTGGCGGTTCAGGAACGTATTGATGTCTTCGATAGAATAGTTGGAAGTTATTTCGCCTAATGGATTGATCTTGATTTCAAACCCTTCCAGCTCCTTGTGCACCCGAGCTTTTTTTTCAGGATCGTTCTTACTTTTCTTATTAACGGGTTTCTTCGCCATGATGTCCTGCGTGGTTACGGTTCCCAAACGCCCTCCCTTTCGTTGCGAGGCCGCTCTATACCAAGCAGTACGGCGCGACGCCCATAGCGGATACGAGAAAATTAGGTTCGACCCCCAGCTAGGATATAGCTTCTCACCAACCGACCTGTGATTATTGCGCGTTGGCTAGCTCAATTGCCTTTTCTAAGAACTCGTCGCGGCCCTCGCGCACGCCCTGAATCGTCTTTTCCAGGTATATATTCGGTATGATGCCTACGCCGTGGTGCTGGCTGCCGTTGTGCTTACGCACTTCCATGCCCGTCCAGGAAATTCGGTAATTGCCAGGGAGAGTGAAAGGATTTATGTTGCCATTAGTACCCGCCGTAGGCTGCCCAATGATGGTGGCCAGCTTGTAGCCCTCCACAAACCCCATGAAACTTTCGGCGTAGCTGATGGCGCTACCATCGGTGATAAAGATGATGCGTGCGGAGAGATGCGGCGCTTTAGGTTTCAATTTCCAACCCATAGGAGTGTAGCCCGCTAGCTGCTTTTGGTCGGGGTAGATGTAGTGCGGCACCCGCATCCAGTGGCCAGCTGTGTCGGGCTGGGAAAGCAAGTGCGCCAAGAGACCATGATTGCTCTTTGGATAGCCACGCAAGTTGCAGATAATAGCTTTAGACTTTTCCAGTTCGGGCATCAGCTTATCAATTGAATCCATCGGAATCTGGTCGAGGTTCAGATAGTAGACAGAAGGCGACAGACGCCGCGACGCCGATCCTTGCCGAGTAGCACTGTACTGATTGGTCGTCTGATCGAAATGCAGCGTAACGGCAGTGGCGCTGGCTCCGGGGCGCAGCACTTCCACCTGAAGCGCAGACCCGGCCGGACCACTTGCCGTTTCGGAGGCGGCTCTGTACCGCAGCCAACCCTGGGTCGCCGCCGATATGTATTGCTCGGCCTCGCGGAAATAAGCGGCGGCTGGCTGCCCATTGATGGTCGTTACGATGTCGTCTTTGTGCACAGCCAAGGAGTTGTCTGCTACTTGCGTAATCATCAGTTGGTTTTGCACCCATTCCCAGGCGACGGGCAGATACTTTACATTGGTGGCGCGGCCGTATGAATACACGCCTACGTGCCCATCGTGGAGGCGAGCGGTGAGGCGGCGCAGCGTTTTCAGGTATTCGGCATCCGTTTGGTCGGGGTAGGCTGCGCGCAATGCTTCGGGTAGAGCGGCGGGCCAATCAGACTTGCTGAAGGCGAAGTAAGGGTAGAAGTGCTGAAACACGTTCCAGGTAATAACTACATCGGCTAGGCGCAGAGCTCGGCTTTTACTGGTGAGGTCAGCGGCTGGCAATTGCTTTAGCGCAGCTTGCAAGGCCGTTAGCTCTGCTTTGTCAGCAGCTGGGTAAGTAGCCTCTTTGGTGCCGTAAAGGGCCAGTGGCAGCACACAGCGCAAACCGCTTCCAATATTTTCTTGCACAACCTCACCAATAGCTACTTGGCGGGCAAAAAGTGCCTCATCAGATCCATTCGCTGTTTCCGACTCACTGCTACTGGAACTGATGAGCACGCTTCGCCGGCCTTCCGCGGCGCTTTTCTCACTCACGGCAAACGAATACTCCTTGGTGTAACTTTTCGCGTTGGCTTTGCCCGAAATACTTTCGGGGTACTTGTCAACGGCGTCGGTCTCGAAATCAGTGGCAAACACGGTTTTCCAGGTGTCGGCTTCTCGCACCAGTACTTGCATCTTATCTACCTGCACTTGCCCTCGGCCACTTAGCATGGCGCCGAAATACAAGGAAACCGCCTGCGGATCGATGGTGCCTTTGATTTCGTATTCCGTCCACTCGCCTCGCGTGATGGGTCGGTCATTCATATTATCGAAGAAGCCCATTTTTCTGCCTGGCAAATCGACTCGGGCCCACAAGGCACCGGAACCTTGCTCGGGAGTGGCATTGCGCACGAAGGCGGTATACCGAAATTCCTTGCCCCGATATGCTGTAGCATCTACGGCCTTAGTAAGGGTGCCGAAAGTAGGCTCGGCTGACTTTAGCGCTTCGGGCCGGTGCAGGCGGCGGCTATGGTAGATGCTGCGGGCATTGCCTTGCCCCATACCATAGTGTTGCCAGCTAATCACCTGGTATCCTTTGAGGTCGTTAGGTGTGATTTCCTTCGCGGCAAAGCTGACCTTTTTGTTGATGGGCAGTAGCTGTAAGGTAGGAGCCACAGGCCGGAAGAGCGTCAATAAGGTTGTGCGTAGCTCATTGTCGGTCTTTGCGGCATCCACGTGCTGAGCGCCTAGCACGGCCAACTTGTCCCAATCCACGGCCGCCGCTTCATCGGAAGGGTGGAAGTAGCGCACGTAGCCGTAGAGCCGGGCGAAGGTTTCGATGTTCTGAACAACACGAGGCGTTGGCGCTTGGGCAATGGCGGCCAGGTTGCCGAATAGAAGGGCTGCAAATACAATCAGGCGCATAAATCAGAAATAGACTGTGAAATTATAGCCAGCAGCGAGAGCCGAA contains:
- a CDS encoding S41 family peptidase codes for the protein MRLIVFAALLFGNLAAIAQAPTPRVVQNIETFARLYGYVRYFHPSDEAAAVDWDKLAVLGAQHVDAAKTDNELRTTLLTLFRPVAPTLQLLPINKKVSFAAKEITPNDLKGYQVISWQHYGMGQGNARSIYHSRRLHRPEALKSAEPTFGTLTKAVDATAYRGKEFRYTAFVRNATPEQGSGALWARVDLPGRKMGFFDNMNDRPITRGEWTEYEIKGTIDPQAVSLYFGAMLSGRGQVQVDKMQVLVREADTWKTVFATDFETDAVDKYPESISGKANAKSYTKEYSFAVSEKSAAEGRRSVLISSSSSESETANGSDEALFARQVAIGEVVQENIGSGLRCVLPLALYGTKEATYPAADKAELTALQAALKQLPAADLTSKSRALRLADVVITWNVFQHFYPYFAFSKSDWPAALPEALRAAYPDQTDAEYLKTLRRLTARLHDGHVGVYSYGRATNVKYLPVAWEWVQNQLMITQVADNSLAVHKDDIVTTINGQPAAAYFREAEQYISAATQGWLRYRAASETASGPAGSALQVEVLRPGASATAVTLHFDQTTNQYSATRQGSASRRLSPSVYYLNLDQIPMDSIDKLMPELEKSKAIICNLRGYPKSNHGLLAHLLSQPDTAGHWMRVPHYIYPDQKQLAGYTPMGWKLKPKAPHLSARIIFITDGSAISYAESFMGFVEGYKLATIIGQPTAGTNGNINPFTLPGNYRISWTGMEVRKHNGSQHHGVGIIPNIYLEKTIQGVREGRDEFLEKAIELANAQ
- a CDS encoding TIGR00266 family protein, with translation MQSHDVDYKILGDDIQVLEVELDPNETVIAEAGAMVYMEEAIAFETKMGDGSEPDQSLMSKLFSAGTRLITGESLFMTHFTHRGSYGKSRVAFSAPYPGTIIPLELRTLPQGLIVQKDGFLAAARGTKINIHFNQKLGAGFFGGEGFILQKITGDGRAFIHAGGTVIEKQLNNELLRVDTGCVVAFEPSIDFNITRAGGLKSMIFGGEGLLLATLRGTGRVWLQSMPVKKLIQALAPSGGNARKESGSVLGNLGGLFDE
- the lptB gene encoding LPS export ABC transporter ATP-binding protein, which translates into the protein MILRADNLVKKYKARTVVNDMSLTVAQGEIVGLLGPNGAGKTTSFYMTVGMVKPNSGRIYLDDLEITKLPIYQRARLGIGYLAQEASVFRDLSVEENILSVLEMTKMPKQAQRDKVEELLNEFSLTHVRKNLGRVLSGGERRRTEIARALAVDPKFVLLDEPFAGVDPIAVEEIQGIVAKLKHKNIGILITDHNVNETLSIVDRAYLLFEGKLLKAGTAEELAADEMVRRVYLGKHFELKRKI
- a CDS encoding DoxX family protein yields the protein MSSLRRFSIYLLALIFIGAGILHFAAPSPYLRIMPPYLPAPLLLVYVSGAAEIAGGLGLLFPATRQVAGVGLVLLLVAVFPANVYMLQAHGAGLSVPMWALWLRLPLQLVLIAWVWWSSRARFQRAKVR
- a CDS encoding GH3 auxin-responsive promoter family protein, with protein sequence MLNTILTWAVQRRLADIRYFQQHPHEVQQEVLHSLQHTAKNTDWGRQYGYADGVSGREFAQRVPISSYEELYPMLERVLRGERNVLWPGQVQWFAKSSGTTNARSKYIPVTREALEDCHYRAGRDMTALATLHYPDTQVFGGKTLSLGGTHTPNPMRPEDAASRVGDVSAVIMQNLPTWAEHVRTPPLELALLDEWEEKIERIARHVVQVDVRVLAGVPTWMIVLLRRVLELAGTDNITEVWPNLGLFLHGAVAFGPYRKLFRQLIPSGQMHYQEVYNASEGYIALQDEPDSEDLLLLLNHGIYYEFLPADQWDSLEPHAVPLEDVELGKSYALIMSSNAGLWRYKIGDTVRFTCLAPYRIRITGRTKHFLNAFGEEVVVENAEAAVAAACQATNTTVRDFTAAPIYFAGAADGSRGGHQWLIEFLTPPQDTERFTAVLDTTLRQLNSDYDAKRHRDIALVPPVLTVAKLGQFERWLAQKGKLGGQHKVPRLSNSREMLEEILAVS
- the recJ gene encoding single-stranded-DNA-specific exonuclease RecJ codes for the protein MEKRWIRKPAPDAEKVQFLADALRVKETIVALLCQRDICTFEEARAYFRPNLRELPNPLLMRDMDRAVARLTEALHSGQKVLVFGDYDVDGTTSVAVVYSYLRRFFGPERIDYYIPDRYKEGYGVSEAGIDFAATNGFALIIALDCGVKSVDKVVYANERGVDFIICDHHLPGTELPDAVAVLDPKRPGCAYPFKDLSGCGVGFKLMQAFTEDQGLDEEPLYDLLDLVAVSIAADIVPIMGENRTLAYHGLRLLNDPARPQRPGLDALRELAGLQTTELNISSLVFGFSPRINAAGRMGDAKRSVAMLLAASKEEAFEKASVVDKTNQERRGFDTSITKEALDMIEADALFQDAHTTVLYKEDWHKGVVGIVASRCLDKYYRPTIILTHSNGKATGSARSVAGFDVHQAIEECADLLDQYGGHMYAAGLTLPVENLPAFRAKFERVVAGRILPEQMIPPVDIDTEMELSEVTNGFYNLLRQMEPFGPGNTNPTFMARNVYAAPSSARVVGQSHLKLALTQDGHHVLDAIGFGLAEHLPRILEGEPFSVCYTVEINEYRGVKTLQLRVKDIRWE